One genomic region from Apodemus sylvaticus chromosome 1, mApoSyl1.1, whole genome shotgun sequence encodes:
- the Relb gene encoding transcription factor RelB isoform X2: protein MPSRRAARESAPELGALGSSDLSPLSLTVSRTTDELEIIDEYIKENGFGLDGAPLSEMPRLVPRGPASLSSVTLGPAAPPPATPAWTCTLGRLVSPGPCPRPHLVITEQPKQRGMRFRYECEGRSAGSILGESSTEASKTLPAIELRDCGGLREVEVTACLVWKDWPHRVHPHSLVGKDCTDGVCRVRLRPHVSPRHSFNNLGIQCVRKKEIEAATERKIQLGIDPYNAGSLKNHQEVDMNVVRICFQASYRDQQGHLHRMEPILSEPVYDKKSTNTSELRICRINKESGPCTGGEELYLLCDKVQKEDISVVFSTASWEGRADFSQADVHRQIAIVFKTPPYEDLEISEPVTVNVFLQRLTDGVCSEPLPFTYLPRDHDSYGVDKKRKRGLPDVLGELSSSDPHGIESKRRKKKPVFLDHFLPGHSSGLFLPPSALQPADTDFFPGTVSLPGLEPPGGPELLDDGFVYDPSAPTLFTMLDLLPPAPPLASAVVGSGGAGATVVESPGPEPLSLDSFTAPGPGDVGTASLVGSNMFPNQYREAAFGGGLLSPGPEAT from the exons ATGCCGAGTCGCCGCGCTGCCAGAGAGTCCGCGCCCGAGCTAGGGGCCTTGG GTTCCAGTGACCTCTCTCCGCTGTCACTAACTGTCTCCAGGACCACAG ATGAATTGG AAATCATCGACGAGTACATTAAGGAGAACGGCTTCGGCCTGGACGGGGCCCCGCTGAGTGAGATGCCTCGCCTGGTGCCCCGCGGCCCCGCGTCGCTGAGCAGCGTCACGCTCGGACCAGCAGCACCGCCCCCGGCCACGCCGGCCTGGACCTGCACCCTGGGCAGGCTGGTGTCGCCCGGCCCGTGCCCTCGGCCACACCTGGTCATCACAGAGCAGCCAAAGCAGCGCGGCATGCGCTTCCGCTACGAGTGCGAGGGCCGCTCGGCCGGCAGCATCCTCGGGGAGAGCAGCACGGAGGCCAGCAAGACCCTGCCCGCCATCGAG CTTCGAGACTGTGGCGGGCTGCGGGAGGTGGAGGTGACAGCGTGCCTGGTGTGGAAGGACTGGCCACACCGGGTGCACCCACACAGCCTCGTGGGGAAAGACTGCACGGACGGCGTCTGCAGGGTGCGGCTGCGGCCTCATGTGAGCCCCCGGCACAG CTTTAACAACCTGGGCATCCAGTGTGTGAGGAAGAAGGAGATCGAAGCTGCCACTGAGCGGAAGATCCAGCTGGGAATTGACCCCTATAATG cCGGCTCCCTGAAGAACCATCAGGAGGTGGACATGAACGTTGTCCGGATCTGCTTCCAGGCCTCCTACCGCGACCAGCAGGGGCATCTGCACCGCATGGAGCCCATTCTCTCTGAGCCTGTGTATGACAAAA AGTCCACTAACACGTCGGAGCTGCGCATTTGCCGAATCAACAAAGAGAGCGGGCCGTGCACAGGCGGTGAGGAGCTGTACTTGCTCTGTGACAAGGTGCAGAAAG AGGACATATCCGTGGTGTTCAGCACAGCTTCCTGGGAGGGCCGTGCCGACTTCTCTCAAGCCGACGTGCACCGGCAGATCGCCATTGTGTTCAAGACGCCACCCTACGAGGACCTGGAGATCTCCGAGCCCGTGACTGTCAATGTCTTCCTGCAGCGGCTCACGGACGGCGTGTGCAGCGAGCCTCTGCCCTTCACCTATCTGCCTCGGGACCACG ACAGCTACGGCGTGGACAAGAAGCGAAAGCGGGGACTGCCTGACGTCCTTGGAGAGCTGAGCAGCTCGG ATCCACACGGAATCGAAAGCAAACGCCGGAAAAAGAAACCTGTGTTCTTGGACCACTTCCTGCCTGGCCACAGCTCAG GCCTGTTCCTCCCGCCGTCAGCTCTGCAGCCGGCGGACACGGATTTCTTCCCCGGTACCGTATCCCTTCCGGGGTTGGAGCCTCCTGGCGGCCCTGAGCTCCTGGACGACGGCTTTGTCTACGATCCTTCTGCCCCCACGCTCTTCACTATGTTGGACCTGCTGCCCCCAGCACCACCCCTTGCCAGTGCTGTGGTGGGTAGCGGGGGTGCGGGGGCCACCGTCGTGGAGTCTCCTGGCCCAGAGCCCCTGTCGCTGGACTCTTTTACAGCTCCGGGCCCCGGGGATGTTGGCACCGCCAGCCTTGTGGGCAGCAACATGTTTCCCAACCAGTACCGGGAGGCGGCCTTTGGGGGCGGCCTCCTGTCCCCAGGGCCGGAAGCCACGTAG
- the Relb gene encoding transcription factor RelB isoform X3: MPSRRAARESAPELGALGSSDLSPLSLTVSRTTEIIDEYIKENGFGLDGAPLSEMPRLVPRGPASLSSVTLGPAAPPPATPAWTCTLGRLVSPGPCPRPHLVITEQPKQRGMRFRYECEGRSAGSILGESSTEASKTLPAIELRDCGGLREVEVTACLVWKDWPHRVHPHSLVGKDCTDGVCRVRLRPHVSPRHSFNNLGIQCVRKKEIEAATERKIQLGIDPYNAGSLKNHQEVDMNVVRICFQASYRDQQGHLHRMEPILSEPVYDKKSTNTSELRICRINKESGPCTGGEELYLLCDKVQKEDISVVFSTASWEGRADFSQADVHRQIAIVFKTPPYEDLEISEPVTVNVFLQRLTDGVCSEPLPFTYLPRDHDSYGVDKKRKRGLPDVLGELSSSDPHGIESKRRKKKPVFLDHFLPGHSSGLFLPPSALQPADTDFFPGTVSLPGLEPPGGPELLDDGFVYDPSAPTLFTMLDLLPPAPPLASAVVGSGGAGATVVESPGPEPLSLDSFTAPGPGDVGTASLVGSNMFPNQYREAAFGGGLLSPGPEAT; the protein is encoded by the exons ATGCCGAGTCGCCGCGCTGCCAGAGAGTCCGCGCCCGAGCTAGGGGCCTTGG GTTCCAGTGACCTCTCTCCGCTGTCACTAACTGTCTCCAGGACCACAG AAATCATCGACGAGTACATTAAGGAGAACGGCTTCGGCCTGGACGGGGCCCCGCTGAGTGAGATGCCTCGCCTGGTGCCCCGCGGCCCCGCGTCGCTGAGCAGCGTCACGCTCGGACCAGCAGCACCGCCCCCGGCCACGCCGGCCTGGACCTGCACCCTGGGCAGGCTGGTGTCGCCCGGCCCGTGCCCTCGGCCACACCTGGTCATCACAGAGCAGCCAAAGCAGCGCGGCATGCGCTTCCGCTACGAGTGCGAGGGCCGCTCGGCCGGCAGCATCCTCGGGGAGAGCAGCACGGAGGCCAGCAAGACCCTGCCCGCCATCGAG CTTCGAGACTGTGGCGGGCTGCGGGAGGTGGAGGTGACAGCGTGCCTGGTGTGGAAGGACTGGCCACACCGGGTGCACCCACACAGCCTCGTGGGGAAAGACTGCACGGACGGCGTCTGCAGGGTGCGGCTGCGGCCTCATGTGAGCCCCCGGCACAG CTTTAACAACCTGGGCATCCAGTGTGTGAGGAAGAAGGAGATCGAAGCTGCCACTGAGCGGAAGATCCAGCTGGGAATTGACCCCTATAATG cCGGCTCCCTGAAGAACCATCAGGAGGTGGACATGAACGTTGTCCGGATCTGCTTCCAGGCCTCCTACCGCGACCAGCAGGGGCATCTGCACCGCATGGAGCCCATTCTCTCTGAGCCTGTGTATGACAAAA AGTCCACTAACACGTCGGAGCTGCGCATTTGCCGAATCAACAAAGAGAGCGGGCCGTGCACAGGCGGTGAGGAGCTGTACTTGCTCTGTGACAAGGTGCAGAAAG AGGACATATCCGTGGTGTTCAGCACAGCTTCCTGGGAGGGCCGTGCCGACTTCTCTCAAGCCGACGTGCACCGGCAGATCGCCATTGTGTTCAAGACGCCACCCTACGAGGACCTGGAGATCTCCGAGCCCGTGACTGTCAATGTCTTCCTGCAGCGGCTCACGGACGGCGTGTGCAGCGAGCCTCTGCCCTTCACCTATCTGCCTCGGGACCACG ACAGCTACGGCGTGGACAAGAAGCGAAAGCGGGGACTGCCTGACGTCCTTGGAGAGCTGAGCAGCTCGG ATCCACACGGAATCGAAAGCAAACGCCGGAAAAAGAAACCTGTGTTCTTGGACCACTTCCTGCCTGGCCACAGCTCAG GCCTGTTCCTCCCGCCGTCAGCTCTGCAGCCGGCGGACACGGATTTCTTCCCCGGTACCGTATCCCTTCCGGGGTTGGAGCCTCCTGGCGGCCCTGAGCTCCTGGACGACGGCTTTGTCTACGATCCTTCTGCCCCCACGCTCTTCACTATGTTGGACCTGCTGCCCCCAGCACCACCCCTTGCCAGTGCTGTGGTGGGTAGCGGGGGTGCGGGGGCCACCGTCGTGGAGTCTCCTGGCCCAGAGCCCCTGTCGCTGGACTCTTTTACAGCTCCGGGCCCCGGGGATGTTGGCACCGCCAGCCTTGTGGGCAGCAACATGTTTCCCAACCAGTACCGGGAGGCGGCCTTTGGGGGCGGCCTCCTGTCCCCAGGGCCGGAAGCCACGTAG
- the Relb gene encoding transcription factor RelB isoform X1 → MKGQGRTRELGRAARLSQKEAAAWGALWAQWRESWAPGNRKNTVRVLAVTTLEIIDEYIKENGFGLDGAPLSEMPRLVPRGPASLSSVTLGPAAPPPATPAWTCTLGRLVSPGPCPRPHLVITEQPKQRGMRFRYECEGRSAGSILGESSTEASKTLPAIELRDCGGLREVEVTACLVWKDWPHRVHPHSLVGKDCTDGVCRVRLRPHVSPRHSFNNLGIQCVRKKEIEAATERKIQLGIDPYNAGSLKNHQEVDMNVVRICFQASYRDQQGHLHRMEPILSEPVYDKKSTNTSELRICRINKESGPCTGGEELYLLCDKVQKEDISVVFSTASWEGRADFSQADVHRQIAIVFKTPPYEDLEISEPVTVNVFLQRLTDGVCSEPLPFTYLPRDHDSYGVDKKRKRGLPDVLGELSSSDPHGIESKRRKKKPVFLDHFLPGHSSGLFLPPSALQPADTDFFPGTVSLPGLEPPGGPELLDDGFVYDPSAPTLFTMLDLLPPAPPLASAVVGSGGAGATVVESPGPEPLSLDSFTAPGPGDVGTASLVGSNMFPNQYREAAFGGGLLSPGPEAT, encoded by the exons atgaagGGGCAGGGGAGAACCAGGGAGCTAGGTAGAGCCGCGCGGCTCTCACAGAAGGAGGCGGCAGCATGGGGTGCCTTGTGGGCTCAATGGAGGGAAAGCTGGGCGCCAGGAAACAGGAAGAACACAGTCAGGGTCCTGGCGGTCACCACGCTAG AAATCATCGACGAGTACATTAAGGAGAACGGCTTCGGCCTGGACGGGGCCCCGCTGAGTGAGATGCCTCGCCTGGTGCCCCGCGGCCCCGCGTCGCTGAGCAGCGTCACGCTCGGACCAGCAGCACCGCCCCCGGCCACGCCGGCCTGGACCTGCACCCTGGGCAGGCTGGTGTCGCCCGGCCCGTGCCCTCGGCCACACCTGGTCATCACAGAGCAGCCAAAGCAGCGCGGCATGCGCTTCCGCTACGAGTGCGAGGGCCGCTCGGCCGGCAGCATCCTCGGGGAGAGCAGCACGGAGGCCAGCAAGACCCTGCCCGCCATCGAG CTTCGAGACTGTGGCGGGCTGCGGGAGGTGGAGGTGACAGCGTGCCTGGTGTGGAAGGACTGGCCACACCGGGTGCACCCACACAGCCTCGTGGGGAAAGACTGCACGGACGGCGTCTGCAGGGTGCGGCTGCGGCCTCATGTGAGCCCCCGGCACAG CTTTAACAACCTGGGCATCCAGTGTGTGAGGAAGAAGGAGATCGAAGCTGCCACTGAGCGGAAGATCCAGCTGGGAATTGACCCCTATAATG cCGGCTCCCTGAAGAACCATCAGGAGGTGGACATGAACGTTGTCCGGATCTGCTTCCAGGCCTCCTACCGCGACCAGCAGGGGCATCTGCACCGCATGGAGCCCATTCTCTCTGAGCCTGTGTATGACAAAA AGTCCACTAACACGTCGGAGCTGCGCATTTGCCGAATCAACAAAGAGAGCGGGCCGTGCACAGGCGGTGAGGAGCTGTACTTGCTCTGTGACAAGGTGCAGAAAG AGGACATATCCGTGGTGTTCAGCACAGCTTCCTGGGAGGGCCGTGCCGACTTCTCTCAAGCCGACGTGCACCGGCAGATCGCCATTGTGTTCAAGACGCCACCCTACGAGGACCTGGAGATCTCCGAGCCCGTGACTGTCAATGTCTTCCTGCAGCGGCTCACGGACGGCGTGTGCAGCGAGCCTCTGCCCTTCACCTATCTGCCTCGGGACCACG ACAGCTACGGCGTGGACAAGAAGCGAAAGCGGGGACTGCCTGACGTCCTTGGAGAGCTGAGCAGCTCGG ATCCACACGGAATCGAAAGCAAACGCCGGAAAAAGAAACCTGTGTTCTTGGACCACTTCCTGCCTGGCCACAGCTCAG GCCTGTTCCTCCCGCCGTCAGCTCTGCAGCCGGCGGACACGGATTTCTTCCCCGGTACCGTATCCCTTCCGGGGTTGGAGCCTCCTGGCGGCCCTGAGCTCCTGGACGACGGCTTTGTCTACGATCCTTCTGCCCCCACGCTCTTCACTATGTTGGACCTGCTGCCCCCAGCACCACCCCTTGCCAGTGCTGTGGTGGGTAGCGGGGGTGCGGGGGCCACCGTCGTGGAGTCTCCTGGCCCAGAGCCCCTGTCGCTGGACTCTTTTACAGCTCCGGGCCCCGGGGATGTTGGCACCGCCAGCCTTGTGGGCAGCAACATGTTTCCCAACCAGTACCGGGAGGCGGCCTTTGGGGGCGGCCTCCTGTCCCCAGGGCCGGAAGCCACGTAG